GGTACTAGTAAATAGAAATAGGCAATGGCATCATACGATTATGCTTGTAATTACAGAACAATTATATCTTGTTTGTTAAATTAATCTAAATTAATCTAATACGTACTTGTTTCGAGACATGCTTGATGATCAAACTCCTCGCATAAATTTCATTCCAAGGGGCCAATCCTAAGGGCTTAGAGGATCCGTCTGTATTACAGAAAAGGAAACAAGACACACTATCACTTACAAAGGCTATACCTGAAAAAAAATGTCAAATAGTGTTGAAAAGGAAAATTTTGATTACAATGAATGAATTTCATTTCATTCAGATTCCTATTTTTCGGTACATCTAACTACAACTCAACTAGCATACAAAAATTTTACACAAAATTCACAAAAAATTGGAGGTGGTGATACAGAGAATAAGAAAGATCCTTGCACATCTTCAATGTTTATATGAAACATGATTAGTTTTACTTTGTTTTTGCTCTCTTCCAAACAATAACAGTGCCTCCGAAGTCAGAAGATGCCAACAAATTCTCTCCGTGATTCCAAGCAATTCCGACGACTGAATAACCGTGACCCTGCAGtgcaattattttttataaatgaCAAGGATAGACATTGGGAATTAGATAAAACCATGTATGCGTATCAAATAAACCTGTAGCTTGTTCACGCATGGATGCTTTGGTCGTGTTAAATCATAGAAGTAGACATTTGCATCGTCACTCCCAATAACTTTGTGGAAAAATATACCAATATCAGAAACATCAACAAGCAATTAAAGGCGGGGATGTAAAACTACATTTATTTAATGTCATATGATACAATATTTGAACAATCATGCACAGAGGTGAATCCACATCTAAATGCATTTATTTTGGTATTGTGTTTTTTGTTGAAGTATCAACTCATATACATGGTAAACTGAGGAGTACTTCATATATACTCAAGGCATAGATATACATACCTATGTACTCTCCTTTTTCAAGAGAAAGAAGTGGGCAAAAGGAAGCACGAATACTGTGTAACCGTGGACCCAACTTAAGTGAGCAACGTATAGTCAGGTAACCTTGTATCTCGAAGGAAACACTGCAAGATAAAGGTATCCAAGAATTTATAATTGCAATTTGCAACAGATAAATTCTCCAGGTGAAAGAAAGTGCCATTTTAGACAGACCTGAAATAAGACAAATTTCCATCTCTAGTAAATGACAACAGCACAGGTCCTCGTGACAGTAGAGAAAAGGTTCTGTACTGTACAGTTGTGACTGGAGATTTCTGTTTGCTACCACTACGATTACGGTGAGATCGAGACAAATGACCTGTGTGAGAGTTCATTTTGACTGTGTATATAGATCCCTGCAGATCCAAACTAAACACTGTGAGATAAATTAAGAGAGCTTTAGGATGAGAAGAGGGGAAATGAATAAGCAGTAAGCACAAACATACCTGAGCATCCCCACAGAAAATAAACTGACCAGTGTGGTCATGGTCCATAGCAGTCACCTCACTATCAAACACTGCTTTATTGATAACTCTCCCAGTGCTGAAATTAAACACCTTGTAGTCAAAAAGTCAAAACATGCTTAgcaaaagaaagaagaagaaaaaggccaAAACATAAATAACAACCATGGAAAAGAAGTATTGTAAAAAAATAAATACAATACACTGTATGCAATTAAACTGTAACATGACCTACATCTAACTGGATACATAGCTCCTCAGCACGTAATATATCATTTTGATTGCTCCAGAATCATAGTTGTTAAGACGACGGCTACGCGGAAAGGCGGTAAAAAAATGAAAAGGCGTCCCAACCGTCTTGATTTTAACAGGTTAGGCGAGTTAGGCGGCGTCTAGGCGAGTTGGCAACCTCGCCTAGGCAAGTTAGGCGGTGTCTAGGCGTACATTAGGCGAGTTAGGCGTTTAACTATATGTAAATGTGTGAAATATTTGTTTTAATATGTGGGTTGACTTTGCCTACTTTGGCCTTCAAGTGGTTAAATTTATGAAGTTGTACAATGAGTATATTTAACCATCATACTTATAACAAAAGTCTTaaaattaaacaaacaaaagttAATAAAATCTATTTGTTTCAATTTAATAAACTAATCTTAACATTAATGTAATCATTATTAAAACCAATTAAAATGTATGTacactatatctatatatatgcCTACATATAGTACAACGCCTAACTTGCCTAATGGACGCCTAGGCGGGCGCCTTACCGCCTAGGCGGGCGCCTTACCGCCTAGGCGTCCAGGCGGTTACCTATCGTCTTTGTTCGTCTTTAAGCCTTGACAAGTATGTTCGGAATATGATGAAAGTTTTTTCTGGTAACTATTTCAAATGCAGTTTCAGTAGCCAtgtatttaatattaattattgCAATATTATAAGCTACTGCCTTCATTTTCTCCTAATTAATTTCCTACAAGATGGAGGGGGTGATCAGAGGTAATACTTAAGTTAAAAAATAGAATatgaataaaaattgaaaaaaaaaatgtCAGTTGAAAAAAACTCAAAAGACTATACTGCATGTCACAAAGTAAAAAACTGTGCTAATGAATTAATATGATATAAAGCATATTTCATTACATTGATTTCTCTGTTCGAATTTCCAGCTGAAAGAAAGTTGTTATTTACCTGGAAAGAAATAAAACCATCAAGACAGGAAAGGATACATACACGTGAAACGTTTAAAATTTGTAAGTATCGGATCAGAAATGTTAGCTTGTACATACAGGGTGAAACCTGATAcaaagttgtgcagagacaccaTATATTACTCGTATACATATCCCTTTAGATATATCCCACACTCTCACAGTTTTATCCTCTGAAGACGATGCTATGTACTGGTTGCTCAATGAGAAGTCAAAATCTGgaaaataaaaattttagaatttttagaaCCCAAACAAAAGACTTTCATCAGTTCATGTACATATATTAATCAAAGATGCTTTAAAAATTGGTAATACTCCACAAATTTCATAAAAAAAGAATTTGATGACATAGTACATTCATGGTTAAGACCTAAAGATAAAGTTGTAACTTGTAAGAGCTAAAAAGTTGCAAGTTCTTGTATGAAAAATGTCTCGAAATTAGGTTCCAGTTGCTTGGCATAAATTAGTGTTTTCTGGAAAATCCTGTTAAGGCCAGTGCATATTTTATGCCAAAGAAAAATGGAATTTTGTTgtacatttttaaaaaaaaacccTGAACTGTATTACACATTAACCACTAGAAATATGATTGCAGTATACTAGAGTATGATCTTCTTATGTTCTAAATATAGATCCCAACATTTTTGTGGCCAGACTTTGAAAATGAGATGCAAAATGGCAGCTGAAATGTTATCCTTGCATAATGGCTCGCCAATTAATTGACTAACAGACCAACGGATGAGACAGCTTCAGTAATATGAAACCATCAGTGGAAGATAAAAGGGACTACTTGCATGAACATCATTATCAATTAAAATTTCTATATTCTCATATTTTCTTGATCAGACCGTTAAAGTTCATCCTGGTTATAGTCTTCCACTTCATCCTCAACACACATAAAAAATACACAACCATGATTCCTTCGTATATTCACTTTTCATCAGTTTTCCAATCATGACCTCTGTCTTAAACCTGTTAATTTACCACCCTTTTCTCATTTTACATATTTAGTTTTCATATAATGCTGAATTAATCTCTACCTAAGATTCTCAGGTATTACAGTTATACTTACTATTTTATACTAGTATTAGGGCTCTTCGACCTTCAATTTTAAGATTCAAAATGGAAATTATCTTATTACTAGTTCTTAGTGTGATTTTTTGGGGTTCAAGTTTTTGGTGTCTTCCATTTTTACACTGAGGGATAATATGAAGAAAGCTTTATGCCATttttaatgaaattttctttGCGAAGAAGATAACATTCAGGTAAGAACCAAAGGTTTTGAATCTATCCTATGTAGCTGTTCTCCAAATTTTGTTATACCAATACTTTGGTTCGTACCCGAGTGTAACCCTTATCAATGTATATTATGTATCTGATGATTTATTAAGTACTTTACTAACACATTGAAtgaaaaaatacaaaaaataacTGTTCCCCGTAAGCTCTATTAATTAGTTGATTCAACATCCTGTTTTTTGCTGTTTAAAATAACTGTTTGGTTTCCAATTTGTCAGAACAGAATTTCCGTCAAACATTTTGTAACCGTTGTCATGATTGCCCACCAAAATGCAACCAACTCTGAAATATATGCTACAAATGTTCACTAATGAATATCAGTGTCAGTTCGCCAGATTAAATGAGGGTAAATTTAAGGGAGATTATATATGACCATTTCTAACTCCTAAGTTTTTTAAGTTACAAGATATACTATGGTGGGGATATTTCTGGAACCTTTGCAAACAAGAAAGAGAAGCAAAGATAATAAAGACACTGGAAGATAACTTGCGGGATGTAGTACGATTCTTTGACTTTGCAATGATGTGTTTATCATGCAGTATGTTTAATGTTAGGCCATTCGTATTTGAAGATTACAATTAAGTAATTATATACAGTGTGTTACTGGGAAAAGGAGTTTTAAACTATGTATTTGCATCTAAAAAAGACTACAGAACCAATACCAGTTAATCCAACCTGTGACATCTTTTGAGTGCCCTGTTAATTGCTTGATTATAGAAGGTGGTTCGGAGACAGTGCAGACAGTCAGCGTTCCATCTGATGCTCCATACGCTAGTAAGTCTGAACTCATATGCCCGAACTTCAGAACCGTAACTGAAAATTAAACTACAGAACTTAGTGCCTTAAGGAAAAATATCACAACTAACTATCGACTAATTGAGGATATAAAAGCAATCAGTTAATCTACAATTTTTACCCATTGCTTTGCATTGGTCAAAAATGCAATGCATCCCTACAAAGGAATATGCATGTTCACCCTTTCTATGTGGACTATCACTTGCAATTGAGCTTACACTTGCACTTCGACTTAATGCTTGACTGTTACTTTGTACGTCCTgcaaaaggagcaacaaagtgcATGACAACTTTAAGCAACCTTTACATTCATGTCATCCTGAAAATGCTCGAGTGTCACAATAGAGATACATAAAAAGGACATACTACTATGGATTATGGTTGTCAAAAGTCGATACAGTAGCACTTTAGCAATATATTATAATCTGAAAAGCTAGACATTTGATATTTGCTttaggaaaaacaaagaaaatttacATTAAAAATATAAGTCTACAAACAAGAAATTGCAACCTACATAAATTTAACATTAAACTAGTTCTACAATTTTATTACAAATATACTTATACGCATATCACCGGAATTGATCCAATCATACAAAGAAAAGTGTGGAACATACCCTGGTTGTACTCCAGCTGTCCCCTTCAAGTAAAAGAGACAGTTGACCTATAGAACCTAGAGATTGCATCCAATTGCCACTGATGCATTGGCCAGTAAAAAATTCCATGTCAGAATCGTGTTAAAAAATATTTCTTTGAGAGGCGAATTATCATTAGAGATATCTCTGACACTCAATAGTCAATACAGGGATGTGAAAGTCAAACGATAACAAACAAACTTCTCACATGGACAACTTAATGAAACATGCACCCTAGATACTGAGAAAAGGTTTATACTATTTGCTTCCTGCGGCTCACGTATAAATTACATAGAGAAAACCTAAAAGCAGAAACTTAAAACGAATAAAATGACATTTCAAAATGACTCGTATACTTGTCTGAAGTAGTGCATTCAACTAATACACTTATGAAATGCATCAGACTTTCTTAAAAAAAACTTAGATATCTAACCTATAAATCATAACTAATGCGTTCTTATCGAAATTCAAAAAGCTATTCCCAAACATAATAAATTTCTCGACTACTTTACAAGTGTGTGTATCGGTATAATCAACTGCATACTAAAGTATAGTAATAGTTTTAGTAAATTGCAATATAAGCTCAACCGTGTGTTAGCCTTGATCAACGTGGAAAGAATACGAGCGCATCACATTTTAACACCAAATTCTAAGTAGGCATTCTAATTCTATACGGCACACATAAACGGTCCAACTGCACGTTTAAGTACAGTAATAGTTTAACTAAATTGCATAATAAGCTCAATAGTTTGTTAGCCTTAATCAACGTGGAAACAATACGAGAGCACATAACAATACGAGAGCACATCAAATTTTAACACGTAATTCTAAGTAGGCATTCTAATTCTCTAATTCTATACGACAATACATAAAACGTCCAACCGCAATCCAATATCACTacttaaaaacgataaaataacAATTACGATCAACCTCTGCGGAGTGCTGGTGTGGCTCGCAGTATGCATATTTTCCCAATTCCTCGGCCTGTTAATATAATTCCGAAACGCCACATAACCTTTTCCATTACACCTCCAATCCTTCACACGAACAAACCAAATCAAATTCACATTTCGCGTTCCGTAAAATCAAAAAACACATACAATTACTGTAATTCGTTTTTACTAACTAATTAAAAACCTAATTACGAAATTGCGAAATATATAATACCTTGCGGCGAAGAAGCGAGGCGTGAGGTTTGCGAGAGAGGAGGAGTCTTCGAATACCGGTATAATTAGGATCGGAATCGGCGCGACAAGGCTGAAGCATACAGCTAATGTGCTCCGGATCGGCCGTGACGACGTCGGTGTTTCTCCGATCATTCTCCGGCGGCGACGATGAGATCGCCTTGTTCATTTCGTATGTGTATACATTTACAGGTATAATATGAGGTCAATTTTGAGTGATTTGATTTGTAAAATGAGTTCAGTAATTCACAAAATATAGTGCTTATTTTTATTTGTAGTTGTATTGGAATTGGAGTTTGAAATTTGCAGCTCGTTTGTTTTTTGATTTATTGATCTATGAGTTGAGACTAGATCTTCTGAAATCAAAAATAAATGATAACCGGGTATCTATTTCTATTGAACTATTATAAAATCAAACATACCGGGCAACTAGCTACGTGTCGGACCGCCTTTATCGTAAAATCTAATTATCGAAATACATATTTAGACGATTCATCTGTCATtacatttatttttataattttttatactTTTCTCGAAAATTCAACTccatcaaaaataaaaaattcagaTGTATCAAAAGTAAAGAACCATCACCAAAATAGCTTAAACGGAGAAACTCATGTAAGATCAATACAAGTATGTATTACATTTAAGTTGTATATTAAAATATTAGTCGATCTAAGAGGCCATCTAACTTCCCTCAAAAGGATAAGAAATTTCACTGGTGCCTCTTTTTTAGCTGAAATTCCTATCCTATAAAGAATATCATACAATACATTTATAATTATGTCATGACGATACTTAAAATCAGGTTGGTTTTTACAGTAAACAATCTGTTCTCCAAATATATACATGCGAGATAAGTATAACGTACAATATGCACCCTCTGTGTAAATAAGGGGATCATAAATTTACGGTGCAAAATTATCTGAAACTCAAATGACGTCGTATGTTGTCATAAATCTTCTATATGAGTAGATAGTAGAAAGTCTCGAGCATGTTTAGGCTTTAAGCACTTAAATATTGATGTTTGTCGCTCTGAAAAGCCAAATACGGTATATAGATTCTTACAAACACAACTAAACTAACTATCTGTCAAATAATGCATTGATTTTGGGGGGACAGATCCTTTAGTAGCTAACTTTGTCAAGTCTGCATATGTGAGTTTAAGTAGCAGAGAGTCTTTTACTGAAACAAAACGTTTTCCAACGAGAACCTTATCACATTTCCGCAATATATAATTCTGCAAATCAATGACTGTATCCGAGAGGCAATAAATATAAATAGACTAGCATCATATGGAGCATACACACGTAATCCGCCTACACGAATCGGTAAGGTAGTTAACCTCCATTGAAGAGTACCAAAACCAAGTCCTTCAGATCTCATAATATTATCCAAATATTTCTCAAAAAGACATCAAACCGAGCAAAAACCTCTACAAAAAATTGTGGCGAACAAGTGcgtaaaatataataaaatttactCAACCCCGTACAAATTCTAAAAAGCATCAACTCATGTGGGGTCATTAAGTTTGCTTTAGTGCACCTATAATTTTTACATAAGCATGACCCGGTTTAGGTTTGTTGTTATTTATTGAACAATATTTAATTTTATTGAATTGGCCGAGGTGATCATTGACATTTAACTACACTTCAAAGAAATATGTGAAATATGTGTGCGGGGTCATTTAGATTGTCGTGCTGTGCAATCAAGTTCGTTCCCTTTAAATTATCGATTTTTTTAGTGTATGCTAATGAGCACATACTAATCGCGGAATTTGCCGATAAGCATATATTAGGAAAATCGATTAAAATATTACAACTTATCTCTAAACTTAAAATTCTCCCAACATTTGAAGTAGCTGCCTCTATTATACATGGGCTTCTATCGGCTTTCACCGATGaaaaatttcaattttttcttctttttattaTTCTTACGTTATTTCTTATTTTTCTTCAATAAGTTATCTACTTGTGAGAGTTTAATTTTTGTTATGTTTTTTGAATGTTGTTCATCATACTCGCGATTACAGATCTGTCAATTTTTTATGTTATTAATTTTTTACGATGTTAATTTGATGATAAGCGTTTTATATTGATGCATTTATGATTGATTGTTAAAAACAACATTTAAAGTATTACAACATGTACATATATCTTCAAAAAGTCGTTTGATTGCCTATCTAAAAAGAAAGAATTCAACAATGATATAATTATACATTTGTTCAATTTCAATTATATGTATAAATACCatattattgaattattttcctcttaaaaaaaataatatgtCCAGATTTTCGTAAATCATAAACACGAAAGAATACGTACCTTAAATATCTTATCTTAAAACAAAAATACAACATTATTAGTCCTTAGATGTCTTAAAGTGATCCTtgaataatatattattttattttgttttgatATTGCAGAGATATGTTATACCATTTTTCGAGTCAATTTTGATATGTTGCACCCTCATCCGTTTGTTATAAATTGTAATATAGATGTATGAAATCGTATTATTATCATACCGCTTAGTAGCATTAAAAATTTGTGTGCagttcaatatttttataaagtttATAAGGGGGAAAATCAAGCCCAATTTTTAACTTTTTGGGAAATATACACTGGCCTTAAATATATATCTTAGTAATTCAAAATTATACATTTTTTTGTAAAGACtctatttaaattataaaaataaccATAGTTAGGAATATGTCAATATTTTAAAAGGTT
This sequence is a window from Apium graveolens cultivar Ventura chromosome 9, ASM990537v1, whole genome shotgun sequence. Protein-coding genes within it:
- the LOC141683190 gene encoding uncharacterized protein LOC141683190 — encoded protein: MNKAISSSPPENDRRNTDVVTADPEHISCMLQPCRADSDPNYTGIRRLLLSRKPHASLLRRKDWRCNGKGYVAFRNYINRPRNWENMHTASHTSTPQSGNWMQSLGSIGQLSLLLEGDSWSTTRDVQSNSQALSRSASVSSIASDSPHRKGEHAYSFVGMHCIFDQCKAMVTVLKFGHMSSDLLAYGASDGTLTVCTVSEPPSIIKQLTGHSKDVTDFDFSLSNQYIASSSEDKTVRVWDISKGICIRVIYGVSAQLCIRFHPVNNNFLSAGNSNREINVFNFSTGRVINKAVFDSEVTAMDHDHTGQFIFCGDAQGSIYTVKMNSHTGHLSRSHRNRSGSKQKSPVTTVQYRTFSLLSRGPVLLSFTRDGNLSYFSVSFEIQGYLTIRCSLKLGPRLHSIRASFCPLLSLEKGEYIVIGSDDANVYFYDLTRPKHPCVNKLQGHGYSVVGIAWNHGENLLASSDFGGTVIVWKRAKTK